From Zea mays cultivar B73 chromosome 3, Zm-B73-REFERENCE-NAM-5.0, whole genome shotgun sequence:
CAAATCTCCTCCTCCTCCACGGCTCTAGAGGTTTCTGTAAATCTCTCGCTCTTTGTTTTCTTGTAGTTGCAGGTGAATCCACCATCTCGCACCCCCGGTCCCCACAACCCTtcctcctcttcctctccctAGATCTCACATGTGCATGACGTCGTCTAAGGAAAGAAATCAACATGTATTAGTTGTCGCGTGATTAGGCTATTAATCAGGATTAGGGCAGAAATAATATAGAAGATATATATACAAACAAATTACTCCACTTATCTGAGATGGACTGACACCACTTGTAGTAGGGTGTGGTTGGTGAAGACGCCTTGTCGTCGCAGATGAACTGGATGCTGCCGCGCCGATGGAGGAATGGGTACTGGAGCCGCATTGATGGAGGATGAGGTGTAGGGAGGAACGGTGTAGATTTACCGAAGCGAGCGGATGGTGTAGATTGCTGATCTAGTTTCTAACACCACTGATTAGTGAAAGCCTACGAGTTACTTATCTGCCAAAATAAGATAAATTTGATACCATAATCAGAAGTTATTCCAGATTGGCTAGCTCAGAAGCATAAAATCTAGTTCCTCTGAAACCTAATGCTCAGGGCATGGATCATGAGAAGACATTAGTGAATTTAAGAGGTGAGATTCTGATACTAATCCTACATCTTTCCAAATTGTGCCAGGGAGTGGTTGGCTTAATGCATATGAAGCCATTCCAAGCGGATGCTATCTTCCTTGAAGCTCGTTACAGTTTGGTTACCTCCTCATCTCACATTCTTTGCATGTATTTTGGTCCACAAACCAAGCCTGCACCAGCAACCACATCTGGTACTCCTGTTACACAAACTAAGATAGGGTTTTATGGTATCTTGACCTTTTGGAATTATGATATTTCCGTAATCCTGGCGGTTCTCGGTAGTTAGAAAGACCACAAAATACTAAGTTAAAAGAATAGCTTACTGCACATATCGAATAAGTTGGGTTTGGGGATTATAAGCAACAGATCATAAGTCTTTTGAAGGCTTAGCACTCCTGACCTAGTTTAGTATAGTTTCGTATGTGCTTCTGGTCATAGTGCGCTTAACTTTTTAAGAGCAAATTTCATGGTATTTTATTTACTACATGAACTGTAATATGGCTGTGAAACTAAATCATGTCATTAATATATAAAATCAAACTGTGTAAGCCAACTGAGGAAACAAAACACAATCTATGTCCCGCGTTCCAAATTACAGATCACTTTAGATTAATTCTGTGCCAAACTTATGTAAATTGACCAAACATTTAGGAAGCTATATTAACATCTACAGGTTCAATACTAAAGTACCAAAACATATTTTATGGTGAATTTAATGAAACTAATCTGACGTTGTAGATGTTGGTGCATTTTTCCATAAACTTGGTCGAAGATAAAAAAaagtttgacttaggacaaaGCTAATGCAACATTTAATTTGGAACAGGGGGAATACAAGACACTAAATGTGTGGAGGATCAGTCTAGCCATAACTGTAATTGTCTACTCTACAATAATATTGAACATCACATAAAACCACAGGGAGCTCCACCAGAAATTTAGCAGTAAACTGAACAAAATGCTGGTATGGACCACTGTGATCGACCAGGATGATGATGCAGAGCACATATAAACGTACGGATTGGCCCCAACAGGTTACCATTGCACAGACTCTAGCAGTTTTGTAGTTGAGTATGACAAACCAACATGGAACTTACATTTATAACTTATTTCTCATAAATATAATTGCCTAAATTCCTCTTCCCTCAAATGCACAGGGCAGATTGAGCCATTTCACAGGGCAGGCAAAGATATGAAATTCACCCAAAAATGCTCCAACCAGTAAAAATCAAATCTTTAGCCACAGCAGGAGAAAGAGGACGAAATAGATGCACACGTACCGTAGCGCGCCCAGAGCTGGGGCTGGACACCGGAGCACTCGCGGACaaggaaggggagggaggggtTGCAGGCCTTGATGTCACCATAGTTCTTCTTCACGAACTCCCTGTGGGCGACCAGATCGCCAGCGCACCGAATCAGAAACAACAGTTTTAGATAGTCAAATCAGACGGGAAGAGTCGAAGAAGGTGCAAGGTTTGTACCGTCGTGGTAGATGCCGGTGATCCTGAAGTCGCAGGCCTGCTCGGCGTCGTTGCTGGCGATGAAGACGCTGACCTTGGTGGGCCCCCGCAGCTGGATCACGGACGGCTTCACGAcgctgagcatattttcacatgatTGCATATCAAGTTACAACCCAAAGTGAGTTGCACACGATTTCAAAAAAAAACAAGAGCAATCAATGAGAATTATGCCTAAAGTTTGGAATGCGGTATCCTCTAATCAATGAATAGGCATTTGTGGCCAGCTCACATATTACGGGTGCAATCAGAGTGAGCACAATAAACGTGATTGCCAAGATGTGAAAACTAAGAGCATGATATTTTTAACTCCCATTCGTATGTGATAACAAGCCTATTTATTGGCGGTCTTGAGCAAAATCATAATAGAGTACTTCAACATCTAACATTTGATGCTTCTGATGGATGCCTCTCAAGTATCAATGTAGCATCTCATATTATCATCCCATATTATTTTCTTGGAATCGGAGTCAGACATTGATAGTGTCTGAAAATCGGTGTCGCTTCCATATTTGCCCTATTCTGCTTCAGTTGACCAGAAAATATCCTACCATTTGCATCCCTATGTCAATTAAAATCTAACTAAATAAGTTTTTGATGGAGTGTATGATGGGTGGAACCTTAGTTCCGTGAGTTCTGGATATTGCAAAAGCAGAAGATTTGTTTCACAGTGCACAAAAAGGAGAAATCTAAGGCACTAAGGTTTGACAGGTAACAATTCAAAAAAATACGCAACTGCTGTGGTCTGTGGTGTATAACAAGGACGTATATTTTAGGGGTACATAACAGCAGAAATTAAGATATAATTCATGGAACATTTTCCCCGCTGTCATTTCCGACAACCCAGATTTCTAGCCCGACTGATGCTGCTTCAGGTGCCAGCTGAATCTCATCATACTTAAGAAACTTAATGGCACCTGGATCATAGCGAAAAAAAACCAAAATCATGTACCTGTTTGCAGAGAAGAGGACAAAAATTTGGGTTAACAATATGGCATTAGCACTGGGAGAGAAAAATAAAACAATAAAAAATGGAATCAAGTGGAATATACACTCATAGGATCTCTGTACAGCGGGTACACAGGGATCTCTTCCCTGTTCACGAACATGGCCTCCGCGACCACAGGCCCTGTCATCGCGAGCATCACgataacagcagcagcagcacaaaTCATTCACATGTAGATATGGAAGAAGGATTACAGTGGGAGCTGGCAGAACTCTAGCCTGAACTGAAGTAGGACGATAATCAACCTCCATCCAATCCAAGGGACAATCATCCAGCACCAAACCCAGCAAGAATATAGAAAAAGCCGTCGACGAAAATATATCAATCAGATGTTCCAAATCTAGACCCCCCGCGGTGATAACCAACCCTGAAACCCCATGTCACATTCCTCACCTAAATCCATCGTCCCAGACCCAAAATCAGGCGAACAAGCACGCGGCACAGTATATCCTAGAAATCAGCACAAACTACTACATACTTGGATAGAACCAGATCGAAGCTGTAGCGTAAGAAAGGGAGTTTCGGAGAGGCGTACCTGTCAGCCATGTTGGCGATGGTGCGGAATGCGAGAATGAGGGATCGGTCGGGGTTGGAGCCGCGGTTCTGCCACCTGCCGAGGGAGGAGGAGAGGAAGTCGCCCTGGGCGCCGTTGGGCTTGGCGATGACGGTGGAGAGGCCGCCGTCGGTGAGGAGCGGGTTGGAGGGGCCGCCGACGCGGACAGGGTCGTTGTCGTTGGACTCGTTGGCGAAGGTACGCCACTCGGAGGTCTCGTCGACGGAGTGCGCCTCGAGGACGAGGCCGGACTCGGTGCACACCGTGTCCCCCGCCGAGTGGTCGAATGCCACCTCCGTCTGCTTCTTGCAGTCGGGGCAGTAGGAGTCGCTCATCTCGCGGGGAGCGGGGCGAGGATGGCAGGGGCGGGAGAGGCGTCTTGCTCGCGGAGGCGGCGCCCGAGAACGCCACGACGGAGGAAGGAGGAGGCGACTCCTCATCGCGGAAGGCCTAGGGTTTCGGGGGATGCATCGCGAGCGGGGCAGGGACACCGTGGCGTGCGTCAGGGCGAGTGGGGCGAGGAGGAGGGGGAGCCAGGCGCGGCGGCGGTGTCGGACGGTGATGATTTGACGCATATTGATGGACGGTGCAGATTGGCTgaaggcagaaccaggggaggcagcctaccccttagagccttaataggtagtatagtATATGGCAAAATAAAACTATGACAGTAACCATCAGTGGTTCCAAAATTGAGAACTGTGACTTACGATTGGTGCAAGAAAACCACCGAACACCATTATCCCAACTATGATGGTGAAACGTGTGGCATAGTAGACCTTTAGATTAGCTGCACTCTGTTCACATAAGGTAGAAGTTTATACCTTAGTAACAATCAAGCATCTTAGTATTTGAGTGCTGAAAGGCACACATACATACCAGAGGAGGTAAGAATGGAATAAATGAtgaaaaatcaggaagttcttggTCACGCTCTTCATCTGAAAATACGAGTTCCACATTTTTATTCTTTGATGTATTCTCAATCGTCGAATCTATGAACAGAGCACACGAAACTAAGGATATAAGACCAAAAAATAGCTTATGATGCATTTTCTGGTACCACTGCAACCAGAACCAACTATAAGATAGATTAAAACACTCAATCAGATTACAGAATCAAAGAAGTTGCACAAGACATGCAAACATCAATGCATATCTCAAGCTTTATTTTTTGAAAGGTCTACATTACCTCTTTCACCTCGGCTTGGCCTCGCACCCACGCACGGCGTCCACATCTGAATCTGGTTACCGGACACGATGTGATCTTTCGTTCCTTAACTAATCCGTCAGTGTCGTAGAGATCCTCCAAATCTCCTCCTCCTCCACGGCTCTAGAGGTTTCTGTAAATCTCTCGCTCTTTGTTTTCTTGTAGTTGCAGGTGAATCCACCATCTCGCACCCCCGGTCCCCACAACCCTtcctcctcttcctctccctAGATCTCACATGTGCATGACGCCGTCTAAGGAAAGAAATCAACATGTATTAGTTGTCGCGTGATTAGGCTATTAATCAGGATTAGGGCATAAATAATATAGAAGATATATATACAAACAAATTACTCCACTTATCTGAGATGGACTGACACCACTTGTAGTAGGGTGTGGTTGGTGAAGACGCCTTGTCGTCGCAGATGAACTGGATGCTGCCGCGCCGATGGAGGAATGGGTACTGGAGCCGCATTGATGGAGGATGAGGTGTAGGGAGGAACGGTGTAGATTTACCGAAGCGA
This genomic window contains:
- the LOC109945335 gene encoding transcription initiation factor IIB, with translation MSDSYCPDCKKQTEVAFDHSAGDTVCTESGLVLEAHSVDETSEWRTFANESNDNDPVRVGGPSNPLLTDGGLSTVIAKPNGAQGDFLSSSLGRWQNRGSNPDRSLILAFRTIANMADRYASPKLPFLRYSFDLVLSKYVVVCADF
- the LOC118476823 gene encoding protein ORANGE, chloroplastic-like, coding for MWTPCVGARPSRGERDSTIENTSKNKNVELVFSDEERDQELPDFSSFIPFLPPLSAANLKVYYATRFTIIVGIMVFGGFLAPIVSHSSQFWNH